The DNA window ACGCCACCCGGGTGAAGAGCAGCCGTCCCGCCCGCCGGTAGACCGCGCCGACCAGGCCGTCGACGTCGGCGGAGAGGATCCGGCGCCCGCGAGCGGCGGCCGCGAGCGACCCGCCAATCAGTTTCGGCAGCGGTTCCCGGCGCATCTCGCGCAGCGGCCGGAACGCGTCCACCGGCAGCTCTTCCAGCATCCGGTTGGCGGCCAGGTCGGCGACCACCCGGCGGACCTGGTCGGGCGCGAGCCGACCGGCGATCCGGGCGAACTCGGCGACCAGCCGGGCAACCGTGGACGAGCCGTCCATCATCAGGGCGAGCTGGTACTCCTCCGGACCCAGCCGCAGGTACGACGCGCGGCCACCCTCCTCGGGCGAGCGGAGCATGACGTAACGCCCGCCGCGCACCGTGGCCCGATGCCGGACCTCGATGCCGGCACGCAGCACCGGGCGGGCGCCGGACGGGTCAAGCCGGTCGGCGACCCTGTGCCAGAGCCCGGCGTCGGCCGGTCCGGACGGCACCCCGGGTGCTCGCCCGGCCAGGGCTTCCCAGACGTTGGTCCGGGGTTCGACGTACGTCAACTCGCGGGGCCTCTCACTCCAGACAACACCCGAAGGGCGAATGGAGATTAGGCGGTTGCCTGGGCAAACGCGAGTCCCCGGCGGCAAAAGTAGCCCGTTGGTCGCTAAAGGTCCGGAATCACGGCATAGATAGGAATACGGCGGGTGACGCGCCCACCCCCGGGTCACGTCACCCGCCGTAGCGGGAAAGCTCTGGTTACTGCGCCTCTTGCAGGGTCACCGTGACGGTCTTCTCGCTGCCGTTGCGGGTGAACGTGATCGACATCTTCTGGCCGACGCTGCCGGCCTGAACCGCCGCCACCAGGTCGTCCGACTCGTCGATCGCCTTGCCGTCGACCTTGGTCACCACGTCGCCCTGCTGCAGGCCGGCCTTGGCAGCCGCGCTGTTCTGGGTCACGGTGCTGACCAGGGCGCCGCCGTTCTCCCCGTCGGTCACGCTGACGCCGAGCGCCGGGTGGCTGACCTTCTTGCCCTGCATCAGCGCGTTCGCCACGTCGACCGCCTTGTTGCTCGGGATCGCGAAGCCGAGGCCGATGTTGCCGGAGCTCTGCCCGGAGGTGGCGATCGCCGAGTTGATGCCGATGACCTCGCCGTTCGTGTTGACCAGCGCGCCACCCGAGTTGCCCGGATTGATCGGCGCGTCGGTCTGCAGCAGGCCGGTCATCGTCTGGGTGCCCGACGACTGCTGCTGCTGTTGCTGGCCGCCGCCGAACGGGCTCTGCGGGGTCTCCTGCTCCTCCTCGCCGCCGGACTGGATGGTGCGGTCCTTGGCGCTGATGATGCCCGCGGTGACCGAGCCCTCCAGGCCGAGCGGGCTGCCCAGGGCCAGGACCGTGTCGCCCACCTGGCTCTGCGAACTGTCGCCGAACTTGGCCTCTTTGAGGTTGGAGACGCCGGAGGCCTTGACCACGGCCAGGTCGGTGCGCGGGTCGGTGCCGACGACCGTGGCGGTCGCCTTCGTCCCGTCCGCGAAGATGATGTTGACCGAGTCGCCCTGCGCGGTCGAGACCACATGGTTGTTGGTCACGATGTAGCCGTCGGCGCTGAGCACCACGCCGGAACCCTCACCGGAGCCGGTGGTGATCGAGACGACGCTGTCCTGGACCGCCGCGGCGATCTCGGCGAGCGACGAGCGGTCGACCACGCGGGTGACCGAGGAGTTGCTGGTCTGTGCGCTGGGCGCGGTGCCGCCGTCGTCGAGGGCCAGTGCGGTCGCGGCGCCGACCCCGCCCGCGCCGAGCGCGATCACCACGGCGGCCGCACCGGCCAGGAGGATCTTGCGGCCACGGCCGGAACGCCGCTGCTCGCCGCCGGGCTGGGCCCAGACCGGGACGCCCTCGGCGGTCTGCGTGCCGCCGGGCTGCCAGGCCGACGAGTACGCCGCCTGCTGCGCGTAGTCCTGGTAACCGGGCTGCTGGTAGCCGGCGTAGCCGTGCGGCGCCTGGTAGCCCTGGTGCTGGTGACCGTAGGCCGCGTAGGGCTGGCCGGTGACCGGCTCGGGCGCGCCATAAGGCTGGCCGGACGCGGGCTGCGCGTAAGCCGGCTGGGCCGACGCGGGCTGAGCCGACGCCGGCTGGGCCGACGCGGGCTGGGCCGACGTGGGGTGGGTCGCCGGCTGGGCGGCCCACGGGCTCGGCGCCGGGGCCGGCTGGGCCGGCTGGGTGGGCTGGGCCGGCTGGGTTGGCTGCGGCGGGGCAGCCGGAGTGTGGGGTGCCGCGGACTGGTGAGCGGCGGACTGCGCGGCAACCGTCGGCTGCGCGGCGGTCGGCTGCTCAGACTCCACCCGCGCCGCGCTGTTCTCAGCGGCGGCGTCCGCGGGCCGCGGGTCGGTCTCGTTCTCGTTCATGCGCTTAACTCTGCCCCGTCGTACTCGTACCGAACTGTGTTACTCCTGGACGTTTTCTGTGAAGGTTTTATCCGGATTTATGGTCGGCAAAGTGACGCGGAACGTCGCTCCCTTGCCGTCCTCGGACAGAACCTCCACGGAACCTTGGTGCGCGCGGACGATCGCCGCCACGATCGCGAGGCCGAGCCCGGTGCCGGTCGCCTCCCGGGTGGTGTTGCGCGTCCGTGCTTCGTCTGCCCGGTAGAACCGCTCGAAAACCCGTTCCATCTGCTCGGGTCCGAGACCCGGGCCGGTGTCCGCCACCTCGACCACCGCGGTGTCGCCCGCGCCGGCGTGCAACCGCAGCGTCACGGTCGCGTCCGCCGGCGTGTGCACCAGCGCGTTCGTCATCAAGTTACCGATCACCTGGCGCAGGCGGGCGTCGTCCCCGTACGCCACGAGCCGCTCCGGCTCGTCGCGCACCTCGAGGGTGATCTCGCGGTCCGGCGCGGTCGCCTCGGCGGCCTGCACCGCGTCCAGCGCGAGCACCGGCAGCTCCACCGGGGCGAGCGTGAGCGGCCGCTCCCGGTCCAGCCGGGCCAGCAGCAGCAGGTCCTCCACGAGCAGGCCCATCCGGGCCGCCTCGTCCTCGATCCGCCGGACCAGCCGGGCCACCGCGTCCGGATCGGAGACCGCGCCCTGGCGGTACAGCTCGGCGAAACCGCGGATCGTGGTGAGCGGCGTGCGCAACTCGTGCGAGGCGTCCGCGACGAACTGCCGCATCTTCTGCTCGGACTCCAGCGCCCGCGCCTCGGAACCCTGGGCCGCCTGAGCCGCCTCGCGCGCCGACTGCTCGGCCGCGAGGGCCGCCTGCTCGGACTGCGCGCGGGCCTGGAACGCCGCCTCGATCTGGGCGAGCATCGCGTTCAGCGCGCGGGACAGCCGGCCCAGCTCGGTGGTGGGCTCGCCGTCGTTCTCCTCCGGATCGGGGACCCGGCGGGTCAGGTCGCCGGCGCCGATCGCCGCGGCCGTCCGCTCGATCTGCACCAGCGGGATCAGCGTCTGCCGGACCAGCGCCGCGCCGATCGCGGCGAGCGCCACCAGCACCGCGCCGCCGACCAGGAAGTCGACCCAGACCAGCCAGGCGATCACCGTGTCCACCCCGGACATGCGCTG is part of the Actinoplanes missouriensis 431 genome and encodes:
- a CDS encoding S1C family serine protease is translated as MNENETDPRPADAAAENSAARVESEQPTAAQPTVAAQSAAHQSAAPHTPAAPPQPTQPAQPTQPAQPAPAPSPWAAQPATHPTSAQPASAQPASAQPASAQPAYAQPASGQPYGAPEPVTGQPYAAYGHQHQGYQAPHGYAGYQQPGYQDYAQQAAYSSAWQPGGTQTAEGVPVWAQPGGEQRRSGRGRKILLAGAAAVVIALGAGGVGAATALALDDGGTAPSAQTSNSSVTRVVDRSSLAEIAAAVQDSVVSITTGSGEGSGVVLSADGYIVTNNHVVSTAQGDSVNIIFADGTKATATVVGTDPRTDLAVVKASGVSNLKEAKFGDSSQSQVGDTVLALGSPLGLEGSVTAGIISAKDRTIQSGGEEEQETPQSPFGGGQQQQQQSSGTQTMTGLLQTDAPINPGNSGGALVNTNGEVIGINSAIATSGQSSGNIGLGFAIPSNKAVDVANALMQGKKVSHPALGVSVTDGENGGALVSTVTQNSAAAKAGLQQGDVVTKVDGKAIDESDDLVAAVQAGSVGQKMSITFTRNGSEKTVTVTLQEAQ
- a CDS encoding sensor histidine kinase; translation: MKLAERVRGAIPLHPNLRKISLRTKLVASVLVLVFAALTLISATSTYALNTYLISRMDDELKRFALARLKAGGSDTIRIVLPSDYLTTTTSVSGVGRTRILVGGDYTDNQLPEILTGVDEINKHDGTPYTTRSVDGTLAWRMLVVRTDNDSALYVGQRMSGVDTVIAWLVWVDFLVGGAVLVALAAIGAALVRQTLIPLVQIERTAAAIGAGDLTRRVPDPEENDGEPTTELGRLSRALNAMLAQIEAAFQARAQSEQAALAAEQSAREAAQAAQGSEARALESEQKMRQFVADASHELRTPLTTIRGFAELYRQGAVSDPDAVARLVRRIEDEAARMGLLVEDLLLLARLDRERPLTLAPVELPVLALDAVQAAEATAPDREITLEVRDEPERLVAYGDDARLRQVIGNLMTNALVHTPADATVTLRLHAGAGDTAVVEVADTGPGLGPEQMERVFERFYRADEARTRNTTREATGTGLGLAIVAAIVRAHQGSVEVLSEDGKGATFRVTLPTINPDKTFTENVQE